The genomic DNA TAGTGGTGAGATTAGACGAGAAGTATAATTGTTGATGACCTAGAGGCAAGTTAGTCCGCGAAATGTGGTTTACTTCACTCTGTAGTCGCTTTACTCGAGTTTCCTTTTGCACACTGCACACAGTCAAAGGGTAGGTCCTATCTCACATATCGGTATGTAagtaaatctttaaaatatgaCACCTTAATTTGAAAGATATAAATGCTCAGTGTTTAATGGAAccttttaaacttttaattgcATGATCGAGTCATAGATCTGGTGAAGGGATAATTAAAATACCATAAATAATGTTTAATGTATGATAACTTCTTTTAGAATATCCATTCCTTATTCTGTAGTTTTTGTCTCTCAACTCACTTATATAAGGCATTATATCTAAAAGCTAAAATATATAGTATATTTTAAGCATTTAAAGTACTCATTGACTGATTGTTAAGCACTTCATGCATCATTTTATTACGTTACGACACTATGTTAAGTTTTATAGTCGGATTTGACGCCGGATTCATatcattttattagtttttaagaCACATTTTACCATCTTTTTAATCTACTTACTATGCTGCACGTATGGTAGTGTTCTGCAAACGATTgatatttttcaaattttatccTTTTTAAATCTCCTACATTAGACACACGGTAGACATTTTGTGTCGAGCTGATCTCAAATTATCAGCTCCACACAAAGTATAGACTTTAATTTATCTTTCATTTATTTAGTTAGTTATTTTTAGTTTGTacgttatgtttatttttttaataaaattttaaagctttgtttttgtttattttttcttttcatttcaaTTTTGTCCCGGAGTTGGGAGGGGGATTGTCACAGTGTCGTGAACTTTGGCGCTGCAcattaaaataagaataaagtCTTATGAACTGCAACAAATtatacgaaaaaaaaaagaatctcAATGCCATTTGCGTGTATGTTTGTTcaaagatgtttttttttgcgtGGACACCGAGTGCAAAGTGTAATTAATATTGCTGTAATGTGTGATTATTTTCGAAACGtcgttattataattaaaatagggCTTTTGAAGCCTGCAATGTACTTAGTGGTTAACTCCGGGTGCTTTGACGATTGTGGACTCTTCATAGTTTACTATGTTAATTGTATTAGATAAGTCACTTTTGATCGACTGCATCACCGCGACTCCAGTTCCAGTTCAATCACGACTCTAGTGCAGTTGGTCGAAGGTCCTTTTTAGAATTTACTAGATTAGTTATACATTCGCCTCACGAGTATTAGAAGCTCATACCGCAACACCATTACGAGAAAATAAcgcaataattattaataattcgaATTACAAGATGTTTGATGAACAAACTGATGTAGTAGTGATAATAAGACGAGATTGGCCCACTGCTGTAAGTCGATCTTGCACGCAATATAGCACCaaatgtacctaataaatacatgAATACCTCAATTTAACTGATAGACTTAGAAAGAGcaacttataacatttaaatTTATCAAACATCCTGTATATAGTTCCCTTGTCACGTCATTAGTCATTCACCCTTCAGATAGATTAGGCAAAGCCGGCCTTTTACTAGGTTAAATAAATTGGTGTGTCCTGTACGATCGAAGCATCGCAGACCCGTAGTTTGTAAAGGAATTGAAGCAAACATACTGCCATATTTTTGTATCATAAATCCATAATACAATAACacccaataaataaatacgaagTACAAAGGAAactgtgaaaaaaaaaagaatattgtaTGTGGAAATTATGAATTATATGAATGGTATCTCCCGTGTGGATTGTCGTACAGTCCTGTAATTTTGTTGAATCCAAGCTTAACTGCACTTGCTCGATTACTCAAGTGATTACTTAATAATGGGCTAATGATACCTACCATTACCCCCTCCCGCCAAGAGTAATATAAAAAGTAATCCTTCCAGTTAGAAGTACCCTCAAAAAGTACCTCCATCTACCCACTACACTCGGTGTTCAATTGATCACTGTGCCAAAACTGCTCTTACGTATATTTATACTTATCTCAAGTTTTAAGCACGTTCTTATGATAACACTTATTTAATCATAAGGTCACGCATCGCTGGTAGATGCTTGTTAGTATGTAAAGAGAAGCGGCACAATACAATACAACTTGGCTCCTTGTTTAGTGGGTAATACTTTacgatattaaaataacaagtACTACGCAAAAAATATTCTAAAGTCGAAATTAAatatgttattaaattaattttagttgTTGTTCTTGAGTGTATCTAATGTTAATTcgcaaaacaaagaaaaaaaataaaaaaatatgaattataaTATGAATCTTAGTTATCGTAAGCAAGATTGCAGTTATGTACGGAAGTTTATATAGTTTAATTAAAGttcgaacaaaaaaatattattgcatAGCAACACTTACACTGGATGTAACGAAATTGTAAAATTTTGAGATGGTTGTGCACGATAGTtaaatttatgtaattataatcGAACTAATCGGTCTGTCCAAAGTATTTAaagaatctatttaaatgtacgGATCTCACTAGGCTTATTCGGCCGGGTGCGCCCGTAGGCTTGACGTAGGAGTTGACCACCTTTGGCCGCACCCGTAGTTGTCGCTAGTAGCGTGCATGCGGCCGATAGCCGTAGGTacgtcaacgtgaaattgtgaactctgtcagtttataatataacgcgttagattgtaaactaacagtgggttaggttaggttagattgtaatttaactacgtcagattataatctgacggaattcacaattttacggtgacaggtacatacctattagcGTACCGCAGTGATTGCGAATGCTGTCGACActcgattttttaaatttttagctAGAATGTTGTAAATAGTATGTAATTTTGTATGTTACATAAGATTTTTCAAAGTCTCCTTTGCATTAAATAGAGGCTACGGCTACATTAAAAGTTTATATTCAATACTATCGTGTGTAGTTTGTTGTGAATTAGGCTTTGTCACTGTATGCTAGTTAGGTATAGAGGTCGGACATCTcattgtaaaaatgtaatataatCGCTATTAATTTGGATTAATTATGAATGTTAAATAAGATTAATATTAAATGACGATTTttcctttaatatttttatacagcattacaaaatatttatcgcaattaaaagtTTATAGAGGTGGGTCAGTGTGCAATTTAAATAGTGTTTAAATGTGTATAATCGCCTTAACGAGAGAGAATATAGCAGAGTCCTTCGGCGTGTTTGCTTGTGGTATGAAGTACTTTTGTTTGTGCATTGTGTATGTATGCATGTGTAGGTACTCGTTGCTAGGGTGCCTAGATCCgagaaaatagttttaaaaacggTTTATTTTCTATACACGCAACACTGCACTGATTCAAACGTACAATCTTCTGTCGCTGCACTCGTGTAGAGTCAGACAGAGACAGAACGCTGTGGCTTGGAACATTGCACGGACGTATTGTTAGACCAGAGACACATTAGTACGTAAATCGGAACATTTTTACAGACTTCCACacgtttatttaaatgttaactAATGATTAATGTTATACTCGCCACTGGGTAGCGGACGTCTTGATACAATGACGTgatttaatattaagtaaataaatagactTTGAAAAGGGAAATATTACAGCAATCGCCAGCAGTAATCCCGCAAAATGTAAAATTTCCCcgattaattttgaactttgtGCCTTTAGTATAAGGTTGAAAATCAATTGGGAAAATTCGTCATATTGCGGCGAAATGCCGGCGATTGTACAGGCAAACATATGAAAATACATTAGCTAATACGTCGAGGTACTAGAAGCACTGCTTTGTGCATTGTatgtaataaattttataaaagtattatcatactaaaatcatttcgactCTGTAATTCTTGTTATTCAAACCAACGAACAATTCTCGATTTTAtccaaataatacaaaataaaactgtatGGTTTCAAAATTACTATTGAACTTCGAACTAGAATGTAACGGTGACCGATATTCATAACCGATACCGATGTTAAAAACCGTGACCCAGTGGTTTATCGTCTCCGCGAACAGTTCATGGTATCTCAGTTCCTGAACTCTCTATTCAACGATTTAACTCTCGCAGCACTTAAGGCGTGCACGCACTAGGTCGATTATAAGAACGAACAAAACTGTTTACGATCTCTCCTGAGGTATTGCGCGGGGGGAAGGAGCGTCAGGGTTGTTTTCCACTGAAGCGGAGACGAGGCGAGATATGCAGAAACGACGATTTTCACGCCTAGCGGAGCAGAAATGTGTAGACTTCTTCGTTTTCTGAGAGGACTTCTCGTTTTTGTTCCGCTCCGTTGCGCTCAGTGCGACATATTACGATGGAAATCCCACACATCTCTTCTCCGCTCCATTTCCACTGAAGCTAAGCGGAGACGAAACGTGtaaatgtcaacgtgaaattgtgaactctgtcagtttataataataacgcgttagattgtaaactaacagtgggttaggtgaCGCATTTTTCCACgcaaaaaaaaaaggttagattgtaatttaactacgtcagattataatctgacggaattcacaattttacggtaaCATAAATAACGAAATTCTGTTGGTTGCATACACATCTCGTCACCTCTCATCTCCTCGCCGGCTTGGTGTAATACAGACCTTACGTGAGCTTATGATTGGCTACGCACTAGACCACGCCCCTTTCTCACCGCGCAAAACCTATCAAAGAACAAACCGCCATACTATTACCACTTAAAACGCCTTTTCGCAACTAGTTATCCATGTTCTGTGTGCATTAAAAGTCCTAGAATTAACAACATTGTTGACTATTGCTATTAGCTTGAGGTTGTTAAAATTTTTAGAACGGAAAGATGAATTTTTCATGTAATATATACGTATATATATAAATCTTTAACGCTCTATATTACGAATGTTCGCTAGACCCTTTTTGTAAGCTGGTTGCCATCTTATCGTGTTGTTACACACTAGTCCTCTCTTTATTAACGTAGTATCAATATATAATGATGGCTGTGAGgtaaataattgtaacaatttaaatttatattgtgtaaatgaagtaataaaaatagtaacaaataaacGCTCTGTCGCAATGACATTGGTCTCACGCTGTCGACTAAAGCATTTTGTTTTGGCATGGGcaattttaacaattatttcgCGCCTTATTATGTATAACCTAAGTCCCTGATTCTACAGGAATTTCAGGAGATTCAAATTAGGCGCTACTAGGTACcaatataattatgtacaatCCATAATGTGCATTCCGTTAAATGtagtataaaatatttacaaaaatatatattgaaatattatatAAAATCAATCTTATATGACACGATATCTATGTACAAAGattagcaataaataaataactagtaCCTGTCCATAGAGAAGTTTTATCTAATAGAGTATTTATGCCTTGCATataaagaatatttattaatattaaagtttaattaattttaactgtgCCAAAACAAAATCGATCTAATTCTGTCATTTTAGcgcaaaaaatgacatttacgCCACGGGTTGccatattaaaatattgttccTATCAATGCTCATTTGATTCTATACCATAAGTTTCGTCCTGCATCATTTGTTCTTATTATCTAGGGCCCGATAATTGTTTGGTGTTACATTTGTACATAAAATTTGTTTGGTTTAGCATTTAGTTAGTAGAATAGATCAGTGTAAGTTTTTAAGTGAAACATGAATTACGGCAACCCAGAAAAATCAAGCTCACAGCTTTCTCCGCAGTTGCTCAACTTCTCAGCCCCATATCACTGCTTCTAGTTACCATTTACCAACTACCACTGAATACAAACAGATAATATTACATTGCCTTCAAAAGGGAACATTGTCAACATGCCAAAGTGTGGGCTCTTTCAAGTACAAGTGAATCGAAGTATCCTATATCATAGCAAAAACGAATATATATTTAtatcataattaaaatattatattgacaGCAGGTATACTTTAGCATGTATCCAATGGCCCCACAAAATGGCCGCACAAGGCGGGAAATGTAATATTACTCGACTGTTCGAAATATATCACACCAGATGCAAgaacaaattatttaatattgttgATGTTGATtgttaataaaatgcaaataatgtaaatatcaaaataaattctgtatttgtatttgaaacGTTGTTTTACTCAAAAACCCTGAGTTTGCATCAGCTAGTTTGCGTATTCATTATCGCAGCGTGGACGCAACGACGCGAACGAAGTGATTTTTGAGCCGCGGCGATGTTACGACGTATTTATGCTACTAGTGTGTAAAGGCCCTTACGAATAACGGTTTTCCGTTATTATTCCATTTCAAAAATTAGTGTTAGGTTGAAAATGAAATTCATTAAATATTCTCAATGAAAATATATTCCTCAATCTGACATTACTCCAGCCAGTGCTCACGAAAACAAACATATTGTACACCATGATAACTAAACAACAAACTCGCGCGATCATAACTTATTAATATCGTTATCAAACATTTAAAATCACTAGACTAGAAATAGGGACTAGATATTAAACCCCTTATACATCCCCTTACTTAGGCccattattcataaaaatacagGCAGATGATTTACAGAAGAAAAGATAGGTATAAAATTATTGCCAGTTTTTGTCAGTTAcagattttatttcatttaaaacccAATTCAGTGTTATGAAAATGGTTTTGTAGAACTGTcttaatttttatgaataacgagatataagaattaatttaataaatatacattCTTACCTCCTTACATAATACTCAATGAGATCATTAtggaaaatatgtattttattggaAATGTTATCAACCTCAAAATGTTTCTAATAAGACACATTGATTAAGTTTACCAAAAACAACACATGAATAGTGTGACTCACTCAATATAAGTAGCTTATTAATGCAAACAGACTTTTTccatatttttacaaattaatgtgTGTCTTTTCCTACCAACACAGTAAATTACGAAGATTTATCAGTGCTCTATAGATTAACAGATGCAGAAATAGGCACattaattcataatttatcaaCCAATAGACAGATGGcaagaaaataattttcaaaattaattaagtttgctTACCCTGTCAAACTGGTACATGCCTTTAGGGATGTTCTTCCTTGGTTTGTTGCTAATCTTTTTGGCAGAACTAACAGGATGGACCTTTCTCCTTTCTTCCTCTAACAGCAAAGGTGGCAACGAAACTTTTCTTATGCTATATTGCTGTCCCAAACCATTTGGTAACCTTGCAACTTCGTTTTGTGAGACATCAGGTGTGCATAAAGGCTCTAAACGTGTTAAATCGCGGTGTCTTGCTGTGACAACTCTCCCATTAAGGTATTTGTTACGTTCAGACGCACTGAGAGCATTACTGTAATTCCTTGTGTCAAGAGACACAAATGACTTTGCACTATTCCTGTCACAGTTCAAAGAAGAATCTGGCCTTGAATTTCTCATCCACTTCGAAGAAGCCAGCTCAGATCTCAAAATAGATGTGCCCTGTCTTTTTTTATGTGATGGGCTTCTTATTTGTATGGGTGTGATTTGTAGCAGGGAACAAAATGTATCAGGTAGATTGGCATCTTCATCGAATGCAGGATAGAAAGTGACCTTTTCTCGTGACAATTTTGGCTCGTGCAAATCTTCAGCTATAGACACTCTCGGTGAGTTCTGTGGTGTCACGTCAGAACTGCTCTGTGAAAGGCGTTCTTCACTTTCGCTAAATTGTTCGTAGTCACTGTAGTGTATAGCGATGACCTCATCATGCTCAATTTGTCTATAGCACAACCTTTTTTCAGGCAGTTGAATTGCTTTTCCAATAATCCTGAAAATcaatattcaataaaatatgtattgtgaAGGTCACAGGTCTGTTGTGGTAATTGCTGGAGTGTCAAATGATGTCCTTGACTCACAATGCTATTGTCACACAGAAATCAATGAATTCCATAATTCATAACACATTAGTAAAGCCATTATTTAAGTCATGGCCATAATCCTTGCCCCAAGGTGTCTTTTATTTTGATGTAAGTACCTAATTTAGTTATTTATGCTAACTAGTACACTAAAGTTAGCATAAAAGTTTGTTAAATAATTACTtaggtaaataattataatttatttaaccaATTTGTTCATATCAACCAGAAAACCATCAATTAATATAGTGATGTCGATTATTCAGAGGTTTATTGCGATATCCCAGaagaaaaataagaataaaaatagcattaaaTACCTGAGTTGTGGATGCAGTTGCCTCCACTGTTTACATTCTTCAATAATTTGTGGCCGACTGGACTTCTCGCCCTCCTCATCATACAGCGTCCTCTCAATCCGGCCCCACTCATCGGCTAGTGTCTTGGAGGCCTCTGCAGTATTCCTGCGCAACGCTGACCCAGAGCTACTGTCGCTTTCTTCACTACGGAAGTCTGGAGTCGCTGTAAAGTCAATTAAGAATAGTTTTaatatacaataaaataatattagaaatCCAGACAGACATTCTATAACCACCATAAAATTGTGACTCCTTGGAAACTGAACTTGCACTGGGTCTGACCAAAGGGTAAAAGGGAGGTTGAAGCAAACACCACATATAAATGTTACCTGCCTGCTTGTTCTATAGCCTCGTTATAACGATGTAGAGGGTCATCAATAATATTAACAGAAACTCTAATTCTCGCACGGACTTTGCTAGCGCATTGTTCAGTAAAAATTAAGATAATGATAAGTTTGATTTACCTGTGTCGCTTTCGGAAAAGAAATCAGAAAAAGGCGTCCCGGTCCTTTCGACGCTGTCTCCTCCAAAGGATTGTATATCAAAGGAATAGTTGAGATTCCTGTTCACCACACTGCTCGTGTTGGCAGACAGGGCCGGCAGCTCTGTCCGTAAATTGTACCCAAACTTCTGCTGGTTTATATCAGGCAAACAGTCGATCAATTTATTAACATTCTTCTCCCGGGCCGAATAAAAGTGTCGAGCGGACATAATCAGATTATTATACAAGCATAGCACTTATATACATCCATAGTTAATAATTAGCTGCTCATTATAAACAGTTACACAAAGTAATTTGCGAATAAActaaaaatggaaataaaaaccGAAACCCACCGAAACCGATCAACAGAAACATGAAGGAGGAACGTCAATCAAATTTAATTGTCATGAATGTCAAAATTAGAGATGCGCCCGCCGCCACCATTTCGATTGCGATTCGAAAACATAGCTCAACTAAAGTAGCTCAAGATTGACGCAGATTTCTGTAGGTGGCTAATTAAATCGTAGAATTAATTACTTATTGCATGGTTAGAACATTTCTGTGAATAACAGTgtttttctaatgagttacctgagccccgattacggtaacatttaacgtttccaatccagacgcgcttctgattctgcgatacgacgATTGGttgttcaacagcgtacgtcagctgttttgatcaatcgtatcgcagaatcgatgaagcgtgtctggattgtagacgttaaaagttaccgtaatcggggctcagctAAGGGACTGGACTTTTGATCGAGCTCAATTATTTTGATGATGAAATGgctaaacttaattttatttctgaACGTTTCATTACTTGTCAAAGTGACAGTTTGTCAATGTGACAGCACATTTCACATTTCAGCTTTTCATCAGCAAAGTTGCAGCAgaaaaatcgattttatttTGAGCGTAGACGTTGTTGTTAGTGGTTCCctacataattttcaatttacaaGAGAAAAGTCGTTTAAAAATAAACGCAATTATGTCGCACGTGTGTACAAAGAGTGGTGAAAAGGTGCAAGATGAGGTTTGTAAATAATTCATAAATATTGAACTTACCGCCTACTTTTGTTTCTGAATTTATCCAAATAAACGTTACAAAAAATACTTAGAGAAGAGAAGTTTTCAccagtaataaataatattaaagagaATAGCTTCGCCATGTTATTGTTCTCCTTTGATGTGAATTGATGCATTATCGGCAATGCTGCAGCAGCATGCGgcatttcttttttctttgtgCCGATGTCTTTATTTTTATGGACACAACGTTTAAATTCCTTTGGACGTGATAAATACCAAATCAGCAGAAATTGTTAGCAGCAGCTAACTGTTTAATGTAATTTGTGATTGAATGGTAACTGAGTTACTTAAATTTACACAATTAATCTATtattttacaatgtaattataaaTGTATTACATGAAAATTATTTAGGTAATGAA from Ostrinia nubilalis chromosome 8, ilOstNubi1.1, whole genome shotgun sequence includes the following:
- the LOC135074099 gene encoding uncharacterized protein LOC135074099, whose translation is MSARHFYSAREKNVNKLIDCLPDINQQKFGYNLRTELPALSANTSSVVNRNLNYSFDIQSFGGDSVERTGTPFSDFFSESDTATPDFRSEESDSSSGSALRRNTAEASKTLADEWGRIERTLYDEEGEKSSRPQIIEECKQWRQLHPQLRIIGKAIQLPEKRLCYRQIEHDEVIAIHYSDYEQFSESEERLSQSSSDVTPQNSPRVSIAEDLHEPKLSREKVTFYPAFDEDANLPDTFCSLLQITPIQIRSPSHKKRQGTSILRSELASSKWMRNSRPDSSLNCDRNSAKSFVSLDTRNYSNALSASERNKYLNGRVVTARHRDLTRLEPLCTPDVSQNEVARLPNGLGQQYSIRKVSLPPLLLEEERRKVHPVSSAKKISNKPRKNIPKGMYQFDRVSKLN